In Rutidosis leptorrhynchoides isolate AG116_Rl617_1_P2 chromosome 2, CSIRO_AGI_Rlap_v1, whole genome shotgun sequence, one genomic interval encodes:
- the LOC139888508 gene encoding uncharacterized protein — MFLVSNCYATVLFDSGEDRSYMSTEFCALFTEKTQALEFKRLIEVSNGKVMKVDNVYKNYDMILADKHFKINLLPFELGSFDVVIGMDWLRSLRTAIMCYEKTINIPLENGETLIIQGEMSGSKLNIISCIKTRKYLMKRYQAILAHVKEVKPKEKRIEDVLVVRDFTEVFPEELPGLPPQRQVEFRIYLTPGVAPIANAPYRLAPSEMKGLSNQLHELLEKASITNSALDM; from the coding sequence ATGTTTCTTGTTAGCAACTGCTATGCTACTGTTTTGTTCGATTCCGGTGAAGATAGAAGTTATatgtctactgaattttgtgccttattcactgaaaaaaCACAAGCCTTAGAATTTAAGCGTCTTATAGAAGTAtcaaatggtaaggttatgaaagtagataACGTTTATAAAAATTATGATATGATTCTAGCCGACAAACACTTTAAGATCAACCTACTACCAttcgagttaggaagctttgatgtagttatagggatggattggttacgtTCATTGCGAACTGCAATCATGTGttatgagaaaaccattaacattcCTCTTGAGAATGGTGAAACCCTAATCATTCAAGGAGAGATGAGTGGTTCTAAACTTAACATCATTTCCTGTATCAAAACCCGTAAATATCTTATGAAGAGATATCAAGCCATTttggctcatgttaaggaagtCAAACCGAAAGAGAAACGTATTGAAGATGTACTGGTGGTTAGAGACTTTActgaagtatttcctgaagaactccctggtctccctccccaaaGACAGGttgagtttcgaatttatttaactCCCGGTGTTGCACCTATTGCAAACgcaccataccgcttagctccTTCTGAGATGAAGGGACTTTCCAACCAACTCCATGAACTTTTAgaaaaag